A section of the Triticum dicoccoides isolate Atlit2015 ecotype Zavitan chromosome 7A, WEW_v2.0, whole genome shotgun sequence genome encodes:
- the LOC119328732 gene encoding receptor-like protein kinase HERK 1: MPAAGRSGGPGQVNIMMGRRKLQVVTLAILCFWSSAGICKAQSVDFKPADSYLVDCGSAKGTTVLGRDFAADGAAPVTVATSQDILAGTSANGVSSFDNPVLYQTARIFTSPSSYTFPIQKQGRHFVRLYFYPFIYQSYDLSTAKFTVSTQDVLLLSDFQQPDKTAPLFKEYSLNITRDQLVISFKPSNGIAFINAIEVISVPDDLIADVANMVNPVQQYSGLTTQSLETVYRVNMGGPKVFPNNDTLSRTWQKDQKYILNPSVTKTAQYGKAINYRKGGATPLTAPDIVYSTATELAASNTSNALFNMTWQFDVDAGFSYLIRFHFCDIVSKALNQLYFNAYVGGFFAQHDLDLSEQSVNQLATAIYVDVVLSSNDASSKLSISIGPSTLNNALPDGILNGLEIMKMGSGSGSAFTVGNNGSNKKLPIIIGSVLGVVGLLIIVLVVVLLCRRKKTDDKQHSKTWMPFSINGLTSLSTGSRTSYGTTLTSGLNGSYGYRFAFNVLQEATNNFDESWVIGVGGFGKVYKGALRDDTKVAVKRGNPKSQQGLNEFRTEIELLSRLRHRHLVSLIGYCDERNEMILVYEYMENGTVKSHLYGSDNPSLNWKQRLEICIGAARGLHYLHTGSAKAIIHRDVKSANILLDENLLAKVADFGLSKTGPELDQTHVSTAVKGSFGYLDPEYFRRQQLTEKSDVYSFGVVMLEVLCARPVIDPSLPREMVNLAEWGMKWQKRGELHQIVDQKLSGAIRPDSLRKFGETVEKCLADYGVERPSMGDVLWNLEYVLQLQDVDSSTVSDVNSMNRIVDLSSQVQHVSAMESISVTMAEDGALHEPDHDLSDVSMSRVFSQLIKAEGR, from the exons atGCCCGCCGCGGGGCGCTCCGGTGGGCCGGGACAG GTCAACATTATGATGGGAAGGAGGAAGTTGCAAGTGGTGACCTTGGCGATCTTGTGTTTCTGGTCATCTGCTGGGATCTGCAAAGCACAATCAGTGGATTTCAAGCCTGCCGACAGCTACCTGGTTGACTGTGGGTCTGCCAAGGGCACGACGGTTCTCGGGAGGGACTTCGCTGCCGATGGGGCAGCTCCGGTGACCGTGGCCACCTCCCAAGACATCCTTGCCGGCACCTCGGCCAACGGGGTGTCCTCGTTTGACAACCCGGTGCTTTACCAGACTGCCCGCATCTTCACGAGCCCGTCATCCTATACTTTTCCTATCCAGAAGCAGGGGCGGCATTTTGTTCGCCTCTACTTCTACCCCTTCATCTACCAGAGTTATGATCTCTCCACCGCCAAGTTCACCGTGTCGACCCAAGATGTGCTCCTGCTCAGTGATTTCCAGCAGCCGGACAAGACGGCGCCACTGTTCAAGGAATACTCTTTGAACATCACACGTGACCAGCTTGTCATTTCCTTCAAGCCGTCAAACGGAATTGCATTCATCAATGCAATTGAAGTGATTTCTGTTCCAGATGATCTCATAGCCGATGTAGCCAATATGGTCAACCCTGTGCAGCAATACAGCGGTTTGACTACACAGTCACTGGAGACAGTGTATCGTGTCAACATGGGTGGTCCGAAGGTCTTCCCGAACAATGATACCCTCTCGAGGACTTGGCAGAAGGATCAGAAGTACATACTGAACCCCAGTGTGACTAAAACTGCTCAATATGGCAAGGCTATCAACTACAGGAAAGGTGGAGCAACTCCACTGACGGCCCCTGATATTGTGTACAGTACAGCTACAGAATTGGCGGCTTCAAACACATCCAACGCACTTTTCAACATGACATGGCAGTTTGATGTGGATGCAGGCTTCAGCTATCTGATAAGATTTCACTTCTGTGATATAGTCAGCAAGGCACTGAACCAGCTCTACTTCAATGCATATGTGGGAGGATTCTTTGCACAGCATGATCTTGATCTCTCAGAGCAATCGGTGAATCAATTGGCTACAGCTATCTATGTTGATGTGGTTCTTTCTTCAAATGATGCGTCGAGCAAGCTCAGCATCAGTATTGGTCCATCCACCTTGAACAATGCATTGCCTGATGGGATTCTGAATGGCCTTGAGATTATGAAGATGGGCAGTGGCTCTGGTTCTGCTTTCACTGTTGGGAATAACGGTTCAAACAAAAAGTTGCCCATAATTATTGGCTCAGTCCTTGGGGTTGTTGGGCTTCTGATAATTGTCCTTGTTGTGGTACTGCTTTGCCGGAGGAAGAAGACCGACGACAAGCAGCACTCCAAGACCTGGATGCCTTTCTCTATCAATGGGCTCACGTCTCTCAGTACAGGAAGTAGAACTTCTTATGGTACTACACTAACATCAGGTCTGAATGGAAGCTATGGATATCGCTTCGCCTTCAATGTGCTCCAAGAAGCAACAAACAATTTTGATGAGAGCTGGGTGATTGGAGTTGGAGGTTTTGGGAAAGTCTACAAGGGAGCTTTGAGGGATGACACAAAGGTTGCCGTGAAGCGAGGAAACCCCAAGTCCCAGCAAGGTCTGAATGAGTTCCGGACAGAGATCGAACTCCTTTCGCGTCTGCGTCATCGCCACCTGGTGTCTCTTATTGGGTACTGTGATGAAAGGAATGAGATGATCTTGGTCTATGAGTACATGGAGAACGGAACCGTCAAAAGCCACCTGTATGGTTCAGACAACCCCTCACTCAACTGGAAGCAGCGGCTGGAGATCTGCATTGGAGCAGCAAGGGGGCTACACTATCTTCATACCGGTTCTGCAAAGGCCATTATCCACCGTGATGTCAAGTCTGCAAACATCTTGCTTGATGAGAATCTCCTCGCGAAAGTCGCCGACTTTGGGCTATCAAAGACTGGGCCTGAGCTGGATCAGACTCACGTCAGCACTGCAGTGAAGGGCAGCTTTGGGTACCTCGACCCTGAATACTTCCGAAGGCAGCAGCTGACCGAGAAGTCAGAcgtctactccttcggtgttgtcaTGCTGGAGGTGCTCTGTGCGAGGCCGGTGATCGACCCTTCACTCCCGAGGGAAATGGTGAACTTGGCAGAGTGGGGAATGAAGTGGCAGAAGAGAGGGGAGCTGCACCAGATCGTCGACCAGAAGCTTTCCGGCGCGATCAGGCCGGACTCTCTGAGGAAGTTCGGTGAGACGGTGGAGAAGTGCCTGGCAGACTACGGCGTGGAGCGGCCGTCGATGGGGGACGTCCTCTGGAACTTGGAGTATGTCCTGCAGCTCCAGGACGTGGATTCTTCGACCGTGTCGGACGTGAACAGCATGAACCGGATCGTCGACCTGTCATCGCAGGttcagcacgtcagtgccatggaGAGCATCAGCGTGACGATGGCGGAGGACGGAGCTTTGCACGAGCCTGACCACGACCTCTCCGACGTGTCGATGAGCCGGGTTTTCTCTCAGCTGATCAAAGCCGAGGGGAGGTGA